In Haliotis asinina isolate JCU_RB_2024 chromosome 16, JCU_Hal_asi_v2, whole genome shotgun sequence, the following are encoded in one genomic region:
- the LOC137268597 gene encoding beta-1,3-galactosyltransferase 1-like — protein MTTKISQRATFHVLVVLMCLGCIHVVYFILKMPQKDLHQRKKHHVALHVLSNVTYRRHFNRSVYPSLGHMKYILNNPDVCSSNKKVTLLFVVHSAWYNTQQRQVMRQTFLNQTYFPHHTIKAVFLLGVNVYNMSNERVEKENSVYKDIIQGDFMDSYRNLTYKFSLGLQWIVSFCPAARFVIKIDDDTVMDTFRFLERFVPKYQNKRRHIICNIWRENYMLIRRKRRDAVNGNILKGHKVYPWRYCSGFVVAMTGDLIPLLYKSLFISPMLWVDDVYLSGELPSRLDNVTYIGLRPEETYFSYDEKFPAKVKCFGRPSCALFVFEDRNRYRDYYWKLLLRNRELLS, from the coding sequence ATGACAACTAAAATCTCGCAGAGGGCAACATTTCATGTGCTTGTAGTGTTGATGTGTCTCGGGTGTATACACGTAGTCTATTTTATCCTGAAAATGCCACAAAAGGATCTACACCAAAGGAAGAAACATCACGTGGCACTCCATGTGTTGAGCAACGTTACATACAGAAGGCACTTTAACAGATCTGTGTATCCTTCACTTGGACACATGAAGTACATTCTCAATAACCCGGATGTATGTAGTTCCAACAAAAAGGTGACGTTGTTGTTCGTGGTTCATTCTGCATGGTATAACACCCAACAGAGACAAGTAATGCGGCAAACCTTCTTAAATCAGACGTATTTTCCACATCATACAATTAAGGCTGTTTTTCTGTTGGGGGTAAATGTTTATAATATGTCAAATGAAAGAGTTGAGAAGGAAAACTCTGTGTATAAAGATATAATTCAGGGAGATTTTATGGATTCCTATCGAAACCTGACCTACAAGTTCTCTCTGGGTTTGCAGTGGATTGTTAGTTTCTGTCCTGCTGCTAGATTTGTTATCAAGATAGACGATGATACGGTAATGGACACGTTCAGGTTTCTGGAAAGATTTGTGCCAAAATACCAGAACAAACGACGGCATATCATATGCAATATCTGGCGTGAGAATTACATGTTGATAAGAAGGAAAAGGAGGGATGCAGTGAATGGAAACATACTGAAGGGACATAAGGTTTATCCCTGGAGATACTGCAGTGGCTTTGTGGTCGCCATGACAGGAGATCTGATCCCTCTTCTGTACAAGTCCCTCTTCATCTCTCCTATGCTGTGGGTGGATGATGTCTACCTGTCGGGAGAGCTCCCTTCCCGACTGGACAACGTCACCTACATCGGCCTTCGACCAGAAGAGACATATTTCAGTTATGATGAGAAATTCCCTGCTAAGGTGAAATGTTTTGGACGTCCGAGCTGTGCACTGTTTGTATTTGAAGACAGAAATAGGTACAGAGACTATTACTGGAAATTGTTATTACGTAACCGAGAACTTTTGTCATGA
- the LOC137268720 gene encoding beta-1,3-galactosyltransferase 1-like has product MKPAVSLKAVVGMLVVSVCLACLHVFYSILKVSNMNLHTRRLHQLENYDWSIRFSHRRHHSRSVYPSLGHMKYILNNPDVCSSNKKVTLLFVVHSAWYNTQQRQVMRQTFLNQTYFPHHTIKAVFLLGVNVYNMSNERVEKENSVYKDIIQGDFMDSYRNLTYKFSLGLQWIVSFCPAARFVIKIDDDTVMDTFRFLERFVPKYQNKRRHIICNVWPKNAMGIIRENRFAVSQDILTGHKVYPWRYCSGFVVAMTGDLIPLLYKSLFISPMLWVDDVYLSGVLPSRLDNVTYIGLRPEETYYSYDRHFRRKTRCLGLPGCDLLVFEDKYGYGDYFWKVLLYNRGLSKIRVI; this is encoded by the coding sequence ATGAAGCCTGCTGTGTCACTGAAGGCTGTTGTAGGTATGTtagttgtgtctgtgtgtctcgcATGTCTTCAtgtattctattctattctgaAAGTTTCAAATATGAACCTTCACACGAGGAGACTACATCAGTTGGAAAACTATGATTGGTCAATTCGCTTTTCACACCGGAGGCACCATAGCAGGTCTGTGTATCCTTCACTTGGACACATGAAGTACATCCTCAATAACCCGGATGTATGTAGTTCCAACAAAAAGGTGACGTTGTTGTTCGTGGTTCATTCTGCATGGTATAACACCCAACAGAGACAAGTAATGCGGCAAACCTTCTTAAATCAGACGTATTTTCCACATCATACAATTAAGGCTGTTTTTCTGTTGGGGGTAAATGTTTATAATATGTCAAATGAAAGAGTTGAGAAGGAAAACTCTGTGTATAAAGATATAATTCAGGGAGATTTTATGGATTCCTATCGAAACCTGACCTACAAGTTCTCTCTGGGTTTGCAGTGGATTGTTAGTTTCTGTCCTGCTGCTAGATTTGTTATCAAGATAGACGATGATACGGTAATGGACACGTTCAGGTTTCTGGAGAGATTTGTGCCAAAATACCAGAACAAACGACGGCATATCATATGCAATGTTTGGCCTAAGAATGCAATGGGGATTATAAGGGAGAACAGATTCGCTGTGAGTCAGGACATACTGACGGGACATAAGGTTTATCCCTGGAGGTACTGCAGTGGTTTTGTGGTCGCCATGACAGGAGATCTGATCCCTCTTCTGTACAAGTCCCTCTTCATCTCTCCAATGTTGTGGGTGGATGATGTCTACCTGTCGGGAGTACTCCCTTCACGACTGGACAACGTCACCTACATCGGCCTTCGACCAGAGGAGACGTATTACAGTTATGATCGTCACTTCCGGAGGAAAACAAGATGTTTAGGACTTCCGGGTTGTGACCTTCTGGTGTTTGAGGATAAGTATGGATACGGAGACTACTTTTGGAAGGTGTTGTTGTACAACCGTGGACTGTCGAAGATCAGAGTAATCTAA